A window of the Agrococcus jejuensis genome harbors these coding sequences:
- a CDS encoding Type 1 glutamine amidotransferase-like domain-containing protein — protein MRFLLTSSGVTNASIRSALERLLPRPIAECSALVIPTAGHWFDASIASNLLTDARGGQMTTLGWRSIGVLELTALPTIPEDAWLPRLRETDVLLVGGGDPTYLAGWMRRSGFVDALPTLGDDLVYVGLSAGSQAVGASLGLSYNDRDLDPTGPEAPLGLVDLAPYPHLEDPDMDDTRIDAIRAWARDVPCDAYAIDDATAIVVDGDAVEVVSEGRWERIPA, from the coding sequence ATGCGCTTCCTCCTCACCTCCTCCGGCGTCACGAACGCCAGCATCCGATCCGCGCTCGAGCGGCTGCTCCCCCGGCCCATCGCCGAGTGCTCGGCACTCGTCATCCCCACCGCCGGGCACTGGTTCGACGCGAGCATCGCCTCGAACCTGCTCACGGATGCGCGCGGCGGGCAGATGACGACGCTCGGCTGGCGCTCGATCGGCGTGCTCGAGCTCACGGCGCTGCCGACGATCCCCGAGGACGCGTGGCTGCCACGGCTGCGCGAGACCGACGTGCTGCTCGTGGGCGGCGGCGACCCGACCTACCTCGCGGGCTGGATGCGCCGCTCCGGCTTCGTCGACGCGCTGCCGACCCTGGGCGACGACCTCGTGTACGTCGGCCTCTCGGCGGGCAGCCAGGCGGTGGGCGCGAGCCTCGGCCTGTCGTACAACGACCGCGACCTCGACCCGACGGGGCCGGAGGCACCGCTGGGTCTCGTCGACCTGGCGCCGTACCCGCACCTCGAGGATCCCGACATGGACGACACCCGCATCGACGCCATCCGCGCGTGGGCGAGGGACGTGCCGTGCGACGCGTACGCGATCGACGACGCGACGGCGATCGTCGTCGACGGCGACGCGGTGGAGGTCGTGTCGGAGGGACGCTGGGAGCGCATCCCCGCCTGA